The DNA segment CAACGAAAGAAATCGCTGGTGAATTATTTATAAGCGAAAAAACGGTTCGAAATCACATATCAAATGCCATGCAAAAGCTTGGTGTTAAGGGGCGTTCACAAGCAGTTGTAGAGCTCCTTCGAATGGGAGAGCTAGAACTTTAAATATGACCGGCGTCCGTTTAGGAGGCCGGTTCATATGTCTCAGACCATAAAAGAGCTATAGTTTTTACCAATGTTTGATTTAATGATTGGTAATGTAAATATAGAATAAGTAAATGGAAAAATGTTCAAAAAATATTGAAAAAATAATTAGTTAAATTTACAATGAAATTAGGATAAAAGATTCAATACCTTTATCTTAATTAGGGGCAAATTGCAATTTTAACTAGATAAGATTGATTGTTCTTTTCAGCTTCAAAAGCGAAAGAGTGGACTTGAATTAGACAAAAACTATTGTTCTAAAAGCAAGCCAAGATGGGAATAAATCCATCTTGGCTTTTTATATAATGACTGGTGACTACGGGAAAGGAACTGATAAAGAGAGATGAATGGTTCTGTAGAAGCAATTAAGAGTGAAAAGAAACTGTTATTAAGACATTTTTTAGATGACAATCTAAGCAGATTTGAAACCTTGTTTGCTTGTAATCCAGATAGTATTTTTACCATGGACTTAGAAGGACATATTGTT comes from the Neobacillus sp. PS2-9 genome and includes:
- the gerE gene encoding spore germination transcription factor GerE, with translation MKENDYNHKPLLTKREREVFELLVQDKTTKEIAGELFISEKTVRNHISNAMQKLGVKGRSQAVVELLRMGELEL